The sequence CAGTAAAGCCGATGGTTAATTCACTGGTGATATCCCCGGTGATCCGAACATTTTTTTGCAGCTTCTGGTTAAATATACCCATCTCATCGATTGATATTTTCATTTGCTCCAGTTGAAGCTCGACATTTTGATGTGATTGTTCTGATGCTACAGTTCGTTCATATACATTCTTAATTAACTGACGTGAAAGGAAAGATAGCATAAATACGATAACCATCGGTAAGAAGAGCTTGATATTATCAGCCCATATATAGGGTGGGAAGTCATTAGTACCAGGATGCACAATAAAATAATTCAGCTGTATAAAGCTGATTATTCCGTATACCAGCAGTGGTTTATAGACAGGATAAAGTGCTAACAACACAGCAAAAGTGAGTAAAGAAATGAGATTGGGTTGAGTGAAATTCACGTAGATCATTAATATACTTGACACTACGACCATTATGTATGGAATCTGCCGGGTACCTATTCGCATCTTCAATGCACCGAAAAATACTATATTCGTAACAATGCATATTATTGCAGTTACAATACCGGTTGTCATACCTTCTTGTATAGTAAGTAATGGTGTAGCCAATACCGAGATCAGTAAAATTAAATAGGCCATTATTTTATTTCGCTTGTGAGTTAATTCATTCTCAAAAAGGGTATAACTTCCATTTTTAGACTCTTGTGCAATCAATATTCGACGTTCAGCCTGCATCACAATTGACATTTTCTCTCGTCCCTTCATCTATACGCATTCTGTATGAAGTATTATATCGGACGATAACAAACTTTATTTTAGAGGAGTTTCCTTAATTAGACAAAAAAACAAGGGCGGAATTTATAATTCCGACCCTTGTTCTATAAAGTGTGTGAATTTATTGTGTTTTTTTCAAAAACATTCTTATAACAATTTATTAATATCATCCTTAATCTGTTCGGATTGTGGACCAAATACGATTTGGACTGCACCTTGACCCAGTCTCATGACTCCAGAAGCACCTAGCTGCTTCAGAGCAGAATCTTTGACAGCCTTATCATCATTTACAATCAGACGAAGGCGCGTAATACATGCATCTATATTGCGGATATTAGATGGACCTCCGATGTTTTCGAGGATCTTAGCTGCTCTTGAAGAAGCGGATATCTTCGCTCCACCTACAGAGACTTCTTCCAGTTCATCTTCTACATCATCTTCACGACCTGGTGTTTTGAGGTTGAACTTCGTGATAATAAAACGGAACAAAACATAATACAAGACGAAGAAGGCAAGCCCAATCGGAATCAGAAGCCATGCATTGGTGGAACTCTTCAGGTTAACCAGATAATCGATTAGCCCTGCAGAGAATCCAAAACCCAGCTTGACGTCTAGAATGTACAACAATGCCATAGAGAATCCTGTTAGTAACGCATGAACCAGATACAATAATGGTGCAACAAACATAAAGGAAAATTCTAGTGGTTCAGTGATACCGGTCAAGAAGGAAGCAATTGCAGAACCAATAAAGATCGAAGCTACCATTTTGCGTTTTTCCGGCTTCGCTGTGTGAATAAAGGCTAGTGCTGCGCCAGGAAGTGCGAACATCATGATTGGGAAGAAACCGGACATGAACATCCCTGCAGTTTTATCTCCAGCAAAGAAGCGGGTTAAATCGCCGTGAACGACATCACCAGCTGCGTTCGTAAAATCACCGATCTGGAACCAAGCAATTGTATTAATTACGTGATGCAAACCAATAGGAATCAGCAGTCGGTTAGCAGTACCAAATATGAAGGCACCTAAGGCACCCAGTCCGACAACCCAGTTACCAAAATCATTAATTACATCCTGTACAGGACTCCAGATCATCCCTACAAATACTGCCAAGACCATCATGGAAGCTGCAGTTATGATAGGTACAAAACGTTTGCCGGCAAAAAATCCAAGCCAGTCTGGCATCTTGATATTATGATATCTCTTATATAAGAAGGCTGCCCAAGCACCGGCAAATATCCCGCCGAGTACACCCATGTTCAATACAACATCATCATTAATAAAGGAGAATTGTAGTGGCACAATGGCTAATATCTTGGTTAATACCAGATACGAGATAATAGCTGACAATGCAGCTACAGCGTCACCAGCAAACCCTATGGCAACCCCAACTGCGAATATCAACGCAAGATTTCCAAATATGGCTCCGGCACCAGCATTGAGGAATGGAGCAACGTATTGGTTTAGAAATCCTCCCACTGTGCTTCCAAAATGAATATCTTTTTCGTAGTCAATAAGACCAAAGCCTTGAAGAATAGCTGCTGCTGGCAAAGTAGCGACTGGAAGCATCAGCGACTTGCCTAACTTTTGTAGAAAAGCCAACATAAACATATCATCCTTTCGTTTGCTTATTAATAATGCTATTTGTTATTGCTTTGAAACCACGCTGAGAATTACATGTTCACCAGCCGTAACTTGACCGTAATGACACTCCACTTCCGGCATTATCTCCTCTGTTGCAGTCACAATAATAGGTGAAATCGTATCAAAACCTGCTGCACGTATAACTTCGAGATCAAATTCAATTAATGTCTGTCCTGCTTTAACAGTGTCACCACTCGCTACATGACTGATGAATCCATTCCCTTTCAGGCTGACCGTATCGATTCCGATATGCAGCAACAGCTGCAAGCCGCTGGAATGCTCCAATATTAAAGCGTGACTTGATTTGACGATATGAGCGACCTTACCGTCGAAAGGAGCTTTAAGTATTCCCTCTGTAGGTTGGATAGCAATCCCGTTGCCCATATGACCTCCGGCAAAGGTATCGTCCGGAACTTGCGCTAATGGAACAGCCATACCCGTGATTGGAGCTGTTATTTCTACGACAAGCTGAGTATGTTTCTCTTCTTTTTTTGATTTCCATTTGGAAAACATGACTGCCACTCCTCTTAAGCTGTTATTTGTGTTTCCGTGAAGTTTGGAATAGGCGGTGTAAATGCATCGCCATGAAGCATAGCTCTTCTTCTGGAATGTCCACATCCAGTGATTTACGCATGATTGTTCCGAGTTTCTGAGCTAGTTTGTATTCCACTTTGTATTCTTTTTTAATATGCTTCACAAAAGGATTATCAATGAATGACTTTTGCAAAATTCTCTCCAATGAGAATCGTAAGTGAATCATCAAGCGGACATGATTCATACTGCCGTGCTCAAAGGTTATATTCCCTTCGTCCCGTATCACATCCATCAGCTCGCTGACAATATTCGAAGCCTTTACCAGTTGCCCTACTGGCACATTGCTGACTGCCGAATAGACATGATATGTGAGGAATCCGACCTCGTCCTCGGGAACTTGCACCTGGAATTCAGCATTGATTTTTTCGGCTGCTCTGTAAGCGATCTCATATTCCTTCGGAAAAGTCATTTTGGTTTCCTCTAAAAATGGGTTAACAATATCCATGCCGTTGCGCAAACGGTAAATGGTAAATTGGATATGGCTTGGGAGGGCTAAGTAGATTTTGTCGTTTAACTTGTCGGGAAACTGAAAGGCAATGTCCGCGATTATTTCATCAGTAATTCTCATAACCAACGGATCAATATCTTCCAGCAGGATTTGATACTGGCTCCACTCTTCACGGTCTTCCAGACGGAATAGCTTCTCAATCCGGGTGTCATCCCCTTCAATGATCCCCGATTCTTTCACCGCAAAGCCGATACCTTTGCCTATGATGACATATTCCTTACCATTTTTCCCTCCATGAACCATGACCACATTATTTCCGATTACACGTTGTACTTGAAACTGCTCGCTTTCCCGCGCCAAGTTCTTCCCTCCTTCCACTCATTGTCCCGATTTAGACATCAAAAAGAGCCAAGAATAGTCTTATATACTTAAGACAATCCTTGGCTCATGCCCTTTTACGGTAACACGCCACTAACTTATAGTTGATCACTTATGAGACTATCATAGATCATAGTCCGCTATGGCGTCAATGATAATTTTACAAATGTCAAGTTTGGAAGCACGCGGCTCTATTTAGTATGGCTGAGCCATTTGAATATCCGCGATACTACTTCATGCATCACTACCGGTTTACTAATGAAGTCAGTTGCTCCAGCAGACAAGCATTTCTCACGTTCTTCCTTCATCGTCTTAGCGGATATAGCTATAATGGGGATCTCCGGAAGAAGAAGCTCTTCGCGTATAATCGATAACGTATCATAACCATCCAGATTTGGCATCATAATGTCTAATAAAACGATATCTATATCAGACTGCTCCCGCACAATTTGCAGACATTCAAAACCGGTCTGTGCCGTCAGAATATTCATATCATAAGGCTCTAAGCCCTTTCTTAGTGCAAATATATTCCGCGTATCATCATCAACAATGAGAACTGTCTTGCCACACAGCTGCGGATATTCCAAGTCAAAAGTTTTTCCATTATTGATGGGATTTCTATATATATCTTCGATGGTTTCATGGGACGCAGCTACCTCAGAACGGAACTTTGAAGTTACAACATCGTATTCAGGATCCTCTTCTCGACATGGAAGGTATAACGTAAAGTTGCTGCCTTCACCTGGAACACTTTGCAGCAGAATCTGTCCACCTAGCAATTTGGCCAACTGAAGTGAAATAGACAGCCCAAGTCCAGTCCCACCGAACTTGCGTGCGGTTGATCCGTCAGCCTGGCGGAAAGCTTCAAAGATGAGCTCATTGTTCTCCTCCGAGATCCCAATACCACTATCCTTCACTGAAAAAGACAGCACAGGTCCCTCTAATTCATAAGAGGGGGAATGGAAAGATGCCAATCTGGTAATTTCTACGTGAACACTGCCCGTTTCTGTAAACTTAAAGGCATTCGATAGCAAATTGCGCAGAATCTGGTGCAGGCGCATTCCATCGGTATAGAATAGATCAGGCACATTATTCCCGATAGTTATTGAAAAATCTAGTTTTCTTTGTTCTGCAGTTTGACGGAAATGGGCTTGCAGCATTGGCGGAAGCTCTGTTAGATTAACCGCATCATATTCCACCAGCATTTTACCAGCCTCAACCTTGGACAAATCCAGAATATCATTAATCATATTAAGCAAATCACTGCCAGAGGCATAAATTACAGAAGCATACCCTTGCTCTTCTGGGTTCAAAGTATCATTTCGGTTCTCAGCCAACAACTGTGAGAGAATGAGCATACTATTAAGGGGAGTCCGTAGCTCATGGGACATGTTCGCCAGAAATTCTGATTTATAACGAGAACTAAGCTGCAATTGCTCATTAAATTCCTCGAGTTCAATAGCTGCAACCTCTGCTTCAGTTTTTTGGTTATTTAGATCCTTGTTTAGGGTGAGCAGCTCCTGTGTGTAACTTTGCAGCTCCTCGGACTGCACTTGTAATTCTTCAGACTGCACCTGCAGCTCTTCATTCATAACCTGCGATTCACCATATAATTTCTGAATCTCCATCCGAGTGGTTACGGAATTTAGGGTAACCCCCATCATATTTAAGAGATCAGTGAAAAGGTCCAGGTGATACGTTGCCCATTTAGTAAGTGAAGCTATCTCAACCACCGCTACGATATTATTCTCAAAAATAACTGGAGCGATCACTGCAAAACGAGGAGCAGTTCTTCCTAGACCGGAATGGATGCGGATATAATCCTCCGGTAAATCCTCAATGACCATCATGTGTTTATCCATTGCACACTGCCCAACAAGACCTTCTCCCAGACTAATGCTCTCGGTAGCTGGGAAGTTCTTATTTTGCCCGTTGCCTGCATACGTATAAATGCGCTCAAACTCTTTTTCTACATTTAATACATATATTGCACCGTACTGCATTTCCAGTATTGTGGACAATTTGTTCAAGAAGGTTCGACACATCAATGGAAGATCAACAGTTTCCTGAAGTAATACGGACATCAGCGTTAACTGTTCATTATTCCACTGTTCTCGCTGTACCGTCTCCAACAGTCGATTCGTCGCATCGCCCAGGTCATAGATTTCATCAATTGTCCTGACTTCAATCCGTTCTGACATATTACCGCCACTCGCAATATTATTGATCGCTAGAATTATCCGTTGGAGAGGGTTCACAATGCTTCTGGAGAGAACGATAGTGATGAGTGACGCTATTAATGTAACAACACTCCATAGGATATACATCGTTATTAATAGCTTATCGTTACCTTGTTTCAGGCTAATAACCCGTTCATTGGTTAAATCCCGTTCATTATCGCGGAAATATTCAGACTCTGAGCGTATCAGATCAATTAGTGGTTTACCGGTATCATTCTGAAAAAATGCTAAAACTGCTTCATCCTGTCCATTTCGCTTAAGGTCAATAACATATTCACCCGCCGAACTAACCCATAACTCAATATTACTCTTAATATCATCTAAATTCTGGATTTGGGATGGGTTATCAGCCATCAGACCTTTTAGCTTGGCATAATTAATACGCCATTCTACAAGCCCATCATTGTAGGGTGTAAGGTATTCCATATTGTCAGTGAGGGCATAACCTCTTTGACCCGTCTCCATATCCAATACATTCTTTTCAATTTGATAGGTAAGTTCATGCACCTGCACATCGTGCTCGCTTAGAAAGACCGTTTCTTTCTCCAATTCAGATATTCGATGAGATACAATGGCTAAAAATAAACCCAAAATTAGTAAAATAATGATATAACCTAGAGCAATTTTGCCGCGAATCTTCAGTTTCCATCGTTGCTTATCGAACAAAGGCTTAACCTCCATCAAGGTCCGTTTGTATATTCCTATAATTGTAAATGATGGTGTTAGAGTTAACAAGTATCTCTTTATAATGCAGCAGATTATAAGTAGCCTTCGCTATGTGGAATTTTGTCCTTTAGTTGTCGAATATTCGTCTCTAGTTTCATAATGATCTCTTCCAAGTCCTTAGGATCAATACCTTTAATTACAGGATCAGTAATTATTGGCAAGCCTTTGGTTTCAACCTTAATATCACGCAGCTCTAGCTGTTGCTCCTGCCATTTGTCCATAAGATCGGCAATCGTAGCATAGAATCGTTCGTAATCCTTAATTACACTATCCAGAAAAGTATCCACTTCTTCCGGGTCATAACCACGAAGCTTCTTACTGAATTCCTTTTCATGAATAGTTAATGCGTCGAGTCCTATGCCAAGTTGGCTGAATAACTTTCTCTGTTTGTCCAATCGGCGTTTCATGTGCTCATCCATCTGTGATTCCTCCTATGTATACTGCAAACTTTCAGCAGTAACAATTATATCAGTGTGAAAGCGACCTGGAAATATTACTATAGTAGTGACTTTTTAATTAGCCTGGATTTAAAAGTTATCCGCAACTGCTTTATTCAATATTCCCAGACAGCGGTCCAGATCAGTCTTCACCTGCTTCTTATACAGTTTAGCTTTATCCTCGCCGTCCGAAGTGAAATGATATAAGACGATTTCTTGAAAATCCACCTTCGGGTCATTGCCCTTTAATTGCTTGGTACGGTAAAGTATCCCCTGCTGCACCAATTCATGCAGGGCACGATAAATTTCACTCTGCGGGGGGAGTAGCCATGAGCCTTAAAATCACGTCGCATATCCTCAAGCATCTGATAACCATATCCGCGCTGCTGCTCCACCATTGTAATAAGATACACTTTGATAAAAGCCCGTTGGGCAATCATAAAGGCCATACGACACCTCCTAGGGAATGTATTCCTTATCTTTCTATAAGCCTATTATAAGCACTATTTTCCAACTTTCACAACCTGAAACTTGGATTTACTGGGCACACTTTTTCTATTTTTATTGTTGATAGGAAGCGCATACAGGTTGGATTTAGATTTTGTGGTGCTGGTGATTTTTTTTGATTTTCTATTATGAATTTTTCATATGATGAAATGTAGTGAATAGAAATCTGGCGTTAACGTTTAGACGTTTAATCGTAAAAAGTTCACACATTAAAAAGGCCACATTCGCTAGCGGATATCCGCTAGAAATGCAGCCTTGATTATATTTAGAGAAAGCTCGGGTTGTCGGGATTCTATTTACATTTTGTCTCGGTTGTACATATCGGGGTCAACTTCTGCGTTCATCGAACCTCTGTTCCCCAGCGAATTACCTACTTTTGTGTCATCTTCTATAATACCAGGGTTTGTAGGTCCTCTATCTGCCATCGAATTGCTTTCGGTTGAATCGCCTGCATAGGTTCCTTCATAACGATGGGTATTGAGTGAACTATTGCCTCTGAAGATATCATGAATATCATGGCCATGCCCATGTTCTTCTACTAACACAAGAATTTTGCCATTCTCTACATATTCCTCATATTCTCTCGCTTCATCCTCAGGGATGCCCAGTCCGATTAATCCTCCTACCAAACCTCCTGCGCCCGCGCCTATGGCTGCTCCAGTCAGTGTCGCCACAATTGGACCTGCCGCTAAGATTGCACCAATTCCCGGAATAGCCAAAGCACCGATGCCTGCCAGCAATCCGGCTACGCCACCCAATACGCCTCCTGTTGCAGCACCTGTAGCTACACCTTCTGGAGCCATTGTGCCCGTTTCATCCGAAATACTCCTAAGCTCATCACGGTCACGTGTAATAATTGAAATTTCGTCATTCTGAATGCCTTTGTTCTGCAGCCCTTCAATTGCTCTGGTTGCTTCTTGCTCCGTATCGAAGATACCTACGATTTTCTTAGTCACTTGAAGCCCTCCTTTGAAATTGTCGTTCGCTACATTATTACCCTGTATATCTTGGACAAAACATCAAATGTGAAAAACAGAATTTTTCGAGCAGGCCATCCTTTAATGCTTAGGACGTGTCCGGTTGGTCGGAACCGCCTGTAACGGATCATCCGGCCAGTAATGCTTCGGGTAGCGGCCCTTTAAATCTTTTTTGACTTCGAAATAGATCCCACGCCAAAAACTGGCAAGATCCGCTGTCACCTGCATCGGTCGTCTTGCCGGAGATAAGAGATGCATTACCACCGGGATCTTCCCACCACCTACCCTAGGGGTATCCAGTTGTCCGAACATTTCCTGCAGTCTGACCGCCAGCACTGGCGCCGTCGGATTATCATAATCTACTGGGATACGGGAACCGCTCGGCACAGTGATATGTGTAGGAGCTTCCTTGTCCAAGGTTTGACGTTGCTTCCAGTCCAGCATTTCTTCGAAGACACGGGATAAAGGAATGCGCTGAAGATCACGAAAAGCGCGCATGCCATGCGTATAGGGCTGCAGCCATGTGTTCAGAGATTCTAATAAAGCCTCATCCGAAACATCAGGCCAGTCTGCATGCACCATATGCATAAATACCATCCGCTGTCGCAGCTGCATCGTGTTTTTATCCCAAGGCAATAGAAGGAGCCCCTCAGCAGCAAGAGCCGTCAGTAGTACTTGTTCTGCTGCTTCTGCCGAAGGCCGTTCATGGGTAGTTTCCTTCAAGATCAGGCCACCTAGCATTGTGCGACGGCGAGCCTTGACGCTTTTGCTCTCCTTGTCCCAATACACTTCCGCTTCATCGGTGATCCTATCTGCATGGTGCTTCAACAGCTGTACTTCCTTCAGCTCTGCGGCCAGCATGATTTTGCCCTGTGCAGCTTTGTCATCCACTGAGGCTGCCACAATATAAGGACACCGCATAAGCGGTTGTCCTTCCCGCATCGCTGCGCCCCGACCGCTGGAGAGAACAAAAGCGCCATCGCCGCGCTTCTGCCCGATCCGGTCGGGATACGCGAACGACAGCAGCAGCCCGATGAGGCTGATGTCGTTCGGGGCTTCGCCTGGCGCGGCTTGCAGCTGCGCCAGGTAATTGCGGCTCTCGCGCTGCACCGCCCGCAGAGTCGCAAGATCTGCTCCGCCCGCGTCCCTGCCGGCGGAGCGCTCGAACCGAAGCAGCGCCTCGACGCGTAGCGTGAGGTCGCTATCTACGGCCGCGGGACCCCGGAAGAGGTCCCTCTCCTGCAGCAGCGCCGCCAGCCGGCAGGCGAGCGGCGTCGCGCCAAGCTCTTCCGCGCACAGCAGCATGTGCGCGATGCGCGGGTGCGCGCCAAGCGCGGCCATGCTGCGGCCGTGCGGCGTGATTGCGCCGCCGGCGTCGAGCGCGCCGAGCTGGCGCAGCAGCGCAGTGCCCTGCGCGTAAGGCGCAGCCGGCGGCGCGTCCAGCCAAGGCAGCGCGGCGGGATCGCGCACGCCCCATAGCGCCAGCTCCAGAGCCAGCTGCGCCAGGTCGGCCTCCATAATCTCCGGGACGTTGTCATCCGGAAGACGGTGGTGCTCCTCTTGGCTCCAGAGCCTGTAGCACACACCGGGGGCAGTGCGGCCTGCTCGCCCGCGCCGCTGGTCCGCCGATGCCTTGGACACAGGTACTGTTTCCAGGTGCGGCATGCCGGTACGCGGCGAGAATACCTGTGTTCGCCGCAACCCTGAATCAATCACTGTGAGCACACCATCGATGGTCAAGCTGGTCTCCGCAATGGATGTCGCCAGCACCACCTTCCGTTCACCTGCAACAGATGCAGCGACTGCCAAGTCCTGCATAGCCTGCGGCAGCTGTCCATACAGAGGACGAAGCACCGTGCTTGCGGGCAAGCTTCCGTTCTCCAGCTCGCTTTGAGTTCGGCGGATTTCCCGTTCACCTGGCAGAAAGACGAGCACATCTCCCTTCTGCTCAGCAAGGGCGCGATGTACAGAGGCTGCGGTGGATTTTTCTATGGGGAAGTTACCGGAGGCAGTAGCATAAATAGTCTGGACTGGATAGACTCTGCCCGGACAATCTACTACTGGCGCACCACCCAACATGGCGGATACCCGTTCACCATCCAGCGTAGCCGACATAATGAGAATACGAAGATCCTCACGCAATACAGTCTGTGCTTCCAGTGTAAGCGCAAGCCCCAGATCGGCATGCAGACTGCGCTCATGAAATTCATCAAAAATAACAAGACCTACGTCACCAAGCGACGGATCAGTTTGCAGCATCCTTGTCAGTACACCTTCGGTTACGACAACGATCCGCGTGTTCTTCCCTACTCGGGTGTCCATACGCATACGGTATCCAACCCTTTGCCCGACAGTTTCGCCAAGACACGACGCCATGTAAGTAGCCGCTGATCTAGCGGCAAGTCTTCTGGGTTCCAGCATAAGAATGGTTTTGTCCTGCATCCACGGTTCGTCCAGAAAAGCCGGAGGCGTTCCGGTCGTCTTGCCCGCACCCGGTTCGGCAATCAAAATGGCTGCCCGCGAGGCGTTTAATATTATTTTCAGCTCAGGAAGTACCTGCATAATGGGTAGTTGATTCATTTTATCTCTCCATGATCTATTATTATCCTTGTAATCATGGGCGATAATTCCGGAAAGATCAAGTTTGAGAATAGATCCTGCGAGCTTAGTTATCCTCTCCAGTCACTCGCTCCCGTATTTTATCACTATATTGGATAAATGCAGCATTACTCTCGCAGCCGCGCTGTCGCAGCAGCTCTTGCAGACGCAGCTTTTTCAGAGACAGCTTTGTTTCCAGTGCTTTTCCTTCACTAGTAACAGCATTTCCGCTATTCTGGCAAGTAACCAGCAGTTCTTCCAGCGTGACACACTCCGCCCGCAGTGTCACCTCTTCCGGCAACAGTCCGGCATTCTTCATAATCTTGTAGGAAATACGCAACTCCTCCGGCACACCAGACAGATCTTCAAGTACCAGCGGTTTACCGTGTCCTGGCAGTCCTTGAAACTCCCCGTTGCGCATAGCCTCCTGAATTTTCTGCTCAGCCAACCAAGATAAAATCTCCATTCTACCCCTCCTAAACATACCCTATATTATTTCAGCTTGTGATAGCCACGCTCACCATAAGGGGAAAGCTTCTCCAGCCATTTTTTCTCTAGGTCAGGCAGCATTTTATGATATTTTGCCATATCCGATTTATCCTGCACAAACTCTTCTTGTGGTTTAATTTCTTCGAGAATTTCAAAGCTAAACCCTGCTTCTCCATATTTCTTCCAATCGGCTTCGAGCTCCTTATTCGTATGGTTGGCGAAATCGAGCATGAATTTGTGCTTATTCCAGACACCCTCCAGATTCAGAGTGCTTCCTACCAACGATTTTCCATTGTGATTATTCAGAATTCGGTAAGCCCCCATCTGTCTGTGTGTATGTGCGTAGTTGTAGGCCAGTTCTTTACGTTTTGCTTTTTCCATGGTCTCATTTCTCTCCCTTATCACTTCATCTATAATTTCACCCAATAATAGCTTCCGTCCTCTTCTCGTTCGAGTAGTTCATAGTCAATTAAATAGCGGCGCAGCGTAACGTAGTCTGGATAGGCTGCGCTCAAAATAAGATTAACTTCCTTCTCCGTATACTCTCGGCCGGTTTCGAAGCGTTTGATCAGTTGACGCAGGATAGCGGCTTTGCGCTTCTGTTTCTTGGGGAATTCCGCTAAGGGACCTTCTGG comes from Paenibacillus sp. 19GGS1-52 and encodes:
- a CDS encoding GIY-YIG nuclease family protein; this encodes MEKAKRKELAYNYAHTHRQMGAYRILNNHNGKSLVGSTLNLEGVWNKHKFMLDFANHTNKELEADWKKYGEAGFSFEILEEIKPQEEFVQDKSDMAKYHKMLPDLEKKWLEKLSPYGERGYHKLK